A region of Frederiksenia canicola DNA encodes the following proteins:
- a CDS encoding virulence factor BrkB family protein, which translates to MNNLLFFFKLLFFRFQQNKIGIYSGYLTYSTLLAMVPLIMVVFSIFTLMPIFQEASNMLKELVYDNFAPSASDLVAQYLDLFVENSKKMGLISILGLVVVAVMLISSIDNALNEIWHNTKVRPIVLSFVIYLFVLIFGPILAGASIAISSYILSFKLFDTNGVIPFSHHLLSLMPFFLTWLMFSLVYTIVPNTKVKFKHSAIGALIAGLFFTLGKEIFVWYITTFPSYQAIYGVLATIPIMIVWIHLSWKVVLLGGQIASVLKDMELIEMGQLANPLAKENT; encoded by the coding sequence ATGAACAATCTTCTTTTCTTTTTCAAGCTGCTTTTCTTTCGCTTTCAGCAAAACAAAATTGGGATTTATTCAGGTTATCTCACTTACAGTACCTTGTTAGCCATGGTGCCTCTGATTATGGTGGTCTTTTCCATTTTCACCTTAATGCCCATTTTCCAAGAGGCAAGCAATATGCTAAAAGAATTGGTATATGACAATTTCGCCCCCAGTGCGAGTGATTTAGTGGCACAATATCTCGATCTTTTTGTCGAAAATTCCAAAAAAATGGGGCTGATTAGTATTTTAGGCTTGGTGGTTGTGGCGGTGATGCTCATTTCGAGTATTGATAATGCCCTCAATGAGATTTGGCATAACACCAAAGTTCGACCAATTGTGCTGTCCTTTGTTATCTATCTGTTCGTCTTGATCTTCGGACCAATTCTTGCAGGTGCAAGTATTGCAATCAGCTCCTACATTCTCTCTTTTAAACTCTTTGATACGAACGGAGTGATTCCTTTTAGCCATCACCTGTTGAGCCTAATGCCCTTTTTCTTGACTTGGCTGATGTTCAGTTTGGTTTACACTATTGTGCCAAACACCAAAGTGAAATTTAAACACTCAGCAATTGGCGCCTTAATTGCGGGATTATTTTTCACACTCGGTAAGGAAATTTTTGTGTGGTACATCACTACTTTTCCATCTTATCAAGCTATTTACGGCGTGTTGGCGACCATTCCAATTATGATTGTCTGGATCCACTTGAGCTGGAAAGTTGTGCTATTGGGTGGGCAAATTGCCTCTGTGTTAAAAGATATGGAATTGATTGAAATGGGGCAACTCGCGAATCCATTAGCTAAGGAAAACACATGA
- the proA gene encoding glutamate-5-semialdehyde dehydrogenase has translation MTMLELAKHAKQASVELAQFGNVQKNQALLAITESLEQRTADILAVNAKDIEFAQSQGISAAIIDRLLLTPERIQAIANDVRNVAKLADPVGQVIDGGVLDSGLKIERQRVPLGVVLTIYEARPNVTIDVASLCLKTGNAVILRGGKETKFTNAILVEVVQQALEKAGLPKLAVQAVTDPDRALLLELLKLDRYIDMLIPRGGAGLHQFCKENSTIPVIVGGIGVCHLYVEATADVERSLDVIANAKTQRPSTCNTLETLLVDRPIAAEFLPKLATRLAELGVTVHSDDFPAELQNLVKIQPLVEDELRQEWLSLDLNVMVVDGIAHAISHIRTYGSQHSEGILTSNYTLARQFVQQVDAAAVYINASTRFTDGAQFGLGAEVAVSTQKLHARGPMGLEALTTYKWVCEGDYLSRR, from the coding sequence ATGACGATGTTAGAACTGGCGAAACACGCCAAGCAAGCCAGCGTGGAGCTGGCACAATTCGGCAATGTGCAGAAAAATCAGGCATTGTTGGCGATTACCGAGAGCCTTGAGCAACGCACCGCCGACATCTTAGCGGTGAATGCCAAAGATATTGAATTTGCCCAAAGCCAAGGGATTTCAGCGGCGATTATCGACCGCTTGTTGCTCACGCCCGAACGCATTCAGGCGATCGCCAACGATGTACGAAATGTGGCGAAACTTGCCGATCCTGTCGGGCAAGTGATCGACGGTGGCGTGCTGGATAGCGGGTTGAAAATCGAACGCCAACGAGTGCCGCTTGGTGTGGTGCTGACCATTTATGAAGCCCGCCCGAATGTGACTATTGACGTGGCATCACTCTGCTTAAAAACGGGCAATGCGGTGATTTTACGAGGCGGGAAAGAAACCAAATTCACTAACGCCATTTTGGTTGAAGTAGTGCAGCAAGCCTTGGAAAAAGCGGGTTTACCGAAATTAGCAGTGCAAGCAGTCACGGATCCTGACCGTGCATTACTGCTCGAATTACTCAAATTAGACCGCTACATTGATATGCTTATTCCTCGTGGGGGGGCGGGTTTGCATCAGTTCTGCAAAGAAAATTCGACCATTCCCGTGATTGTCGGTGGTATCGGCGTGTGCCATTTGTATGTGGAAGCCACGGCAGATGTAGAGCGTTCTCTTGATGTCATCGCCAACGCCAAAACCCAACGCCCAAGCACCTGCAACACCCTTGAAACCTTGTTGGTTGATCGCCCAATCGCCGCAGAATTTTTGCCGAAATTAGCTACTCGTTTAGCGGAATTAGGCGTGACGGTTCACAGCGATGATTTCCCTGCTGAATTGCAAAATCTCGTCAAAATCCAACCGCTTGTTGAAGACGAACTTCGCCAAGAATGGCTTTCACTCGATTTGAACGTCATGGTGGTGGACGGCATTGCCCATGCTATTTCACACATTCGCACTTACGGCAGCCAGCATTCCGAAGGCATTCTCACCAGCAATTACACTTTAGCTCGCCAGTTCGTGCAGCAAGTGGATGCGGCGGCGGTTTACATCAACGCCAGTACTCGTTTTACCGATGGAGCACAGTTCGGTTTAGGGGCGGAAGTTGCCGTCAGCACCCAAAAACTCCACGCCCGAGGCCCTATGGGATTGGAAGCATTAACCACCTACAAATGGGTGTGTGAAGGGGATTATTTAAGTCGTCGATAG
- the phoR gene encoding phosphate regulon sensor histidine kinase PhoR, translating into MKLNLSLKHLMIELLLAASSAFLFSLFAQNFLFWFTINLVLLLIWHHHNEFSLLQIINPNRPLAKTKISRGIEHLSQTAAYHQARSRREKIQTLRLLSKLNRNIQYLPDAIIICENNGDISWCNQAAQQLFEFFWDKNTQKNALNVIFYPEFKHYFQQNRHKRPLVLLTHHKHYIELNLTRYDSNAMMLIARDVTTFVRLLHSRQTFLANINHELRTPLTVLQGYLEMLETDNQNPQLQHKAIVAMKAQSERMANLLKQLGELAKIEGSNNAEHHAVNVSELILSLQKNTEILQQQQRITFDIEPDIQILGDEGQIQSAISNLIYNAIRHAGEEATIHISWRYSEQGAHFSICDNGIGIDIKHLAHLTERFYRVDESRNNQTGGSGLGLAIVKHALEQHQSQLNIHSEIGKGSQFSFIIKPELLIKS; encoded by the coding sequence ATGAAACTCAATCTTTCTCTTAAACACCTTATGATTGAGCTACTGCTTGCAGCGAGTAGTGCTTTTCTGTTTAGCCTGTTTGCCCAAAATTTTTTATTTTGGTTTACCATTAATTTAGTGTTATTACTGATTTGGCACCATCACAATGAATTTAGCTTATTGCAAATCATCAACCCAAACCGCCCGCTTGCAAAAACAAAGATTTCCCGTGGTATTGAACATTTATCACAAACTGCAGCCTATCACCAAGCTCGCTCCCGCCGAGAAAAAATTCAAACCCTACGCTTACTTTCTAAACTCAATCGTAATATTCAATACCTACCAGATGCCATCATTATCTGTGAAAACAATGGTGATATTTCATGGTGTAATCAGGCTGCCCAACAGCTTTTTGAATTTTTTTGGGATAAAAATACACAAAAAAACGCACTTAATGTGATCTTTTACCCCGAATTCAAACACTATTTTCAGCAAAACCGCCATAAACGCCCTCTCGTGTTACTTACTCACCATAAACACTACATTGAGCTTAATTTAACCCGCTATGACAGCAATGCAATGATGCTTATTGCCAGGGACGTTACCACATTTGTCAGATTATTACATAGCAGGCAAACTTTTTTAGCCAATATCAATCACGAACTTCGTACCCCCCTGACTGTATTACAAGGCTATTTAGAAATGCTAGAGACGGATAACCAAAATCCACAATTGCAACATAAAGCCATTGTCGCGATGAAAGCCCAAAGTGAACGAATGGCAAATTTGCTAAAACAATTAGGGGAGTTAGCTAAAATTGAAGGATCAAATAACGCAGAGCATCACGCTGTCAATGTTTCAGAACTCATTCTTTCTCTTCAAAAAAATACAGAAATTCTTCAACAGCAACAACGAATCACATTCGACATTGAGCCCGATATTCAAATTCTAGGAGACGAAGGACAAATCCAAAGTGCAATTTCCAATTTAATTTACAATGCCATTCGTCATGCGGGAGAAGAAGCCACTATTCATATTAGCTGGCGATATTCTGAACAAGGTGCTCATTTTTCTATTTGCGATAACGGTATTGGTATCGACATAAAACATCTCGCTCATCTAACTGAACGATTCTATCGAGTGGATGAATCACGTAATAATCAAACTGGTGGCAGTGGCTTAGGTCTTGCGATTGTCAAACACGCTCTTGAACAACATCAAAGCCAATTAAATATTCATAGCGAGATCGGAAAAGGTAGTCAATTTTCATTCATAATCAAACCTGAACTACTTATTAAATCATAA
- the phoB gene encoding phosphate regulon transcriptional regulator PhoB, which translates to MPKKILVVEDEHAIREMISFYLNHQNYTILEAEDYLSAIKKLQEEPQLILVDWMLPGRSGIHLIDYLKKHEQLSKIPIIMLTARSTEADCITCLNAGADDYITKPFSPKILLARIEALWRRSYELPSHLINIDNLVIDTQAQRVLADGKDIELSHTEYKLLLFFMTHPEKVYTREQLLNAIWGDDIYVEDRTVDSTIRRLRKSLEPFNFNRYIQTVRGSGYRFSTHFQDE; encoded by the coding sequence ATGCCTAAAAAAATTTTAGTAGTTGAAGATGAACATGCCATTCGTGAAATGATTTCTTTTTATCTAAATCATCAAAACTACACCATCCTTGAAGCAGAAGATTATTTAAGTGCCATCAAAAAGTTACAAGAAGAACCCCAACTTATTTTAGTAGATTGGATGCTACCTGGACGCTCAGGAATTCATCTGATTGACTATCTGAAAAAACACGAGCAGCTCTCTAAAATTCCAATTATTATGCTCACCGCACGCAGCACGGAAGCTGATTGCATTACTTGTCTTAATGCAGGGGCTGATGATTACATTACGAAACCCTTCTCACCCAAAATTTTATTAGCCCGAATTGAAGCTTTGTGGCGTAGAAGCTACGAATTGCCAAGTCATTTGATCAATATTGATAATTTAGTCATCGATACACAAGCTCAACGAGTTCTCGCGGATGGAAAAGACATTGAATTAAGTCACACTGAGTACAAACTATTGCTCTTTTTTATGACTCATCCCGAAAAAGTCTATACTCGTGAGCAGTTACTTAATGCCATTTGGGGCGATGACATTTATGTAGAAGATCGTACCGTCGATTCCACGATTCGCCGCTTACGAAAAAGCTTAGAACCATTTAATTTCAATCGCTATATTCAAACCGTTCGTGGCTCAGGCTACCGCTTTTCGACTCATTTTCAGGACGAATGA
- the pstB gene encoding phosphate ABC transporter ATP-binding protein PstB — protein MTTFTNIDEKIAIKQLNFYYGDFHALKNINLSIAKNKVTAFIGPSGCGKSTLLRTLNRMFELYPNQHATGEILLDGKDLLTSETDIAIIRSKVGMVFQKPTPFPMSIYDNVAFGIRLFEKLPKSELNDRVEWALTKAALWNEVKHKLHQNGDSLSGGQQQRLCIARGIAVKPEVLLLDEPCSALDPISTMKIEELINELKHDYTVAIVTHNMQQASRCSDYTAYMYLGELVEFGDTSQIFDKPKYQQTEDYIKGRMG, from the coding sequence ATGACCACTTTCACAAATATTGATGAAAAAATCGCTATTAAACAGCTTAATTTCTACTATGGCGATTTTCACGCATTAAAAAACATCAATCTTTCCATTGCAAAAAATAAAGTGACTGCCTTTATTGGCCCTTCTGGCTGTGGAAAATCAACATTACTTCGCACGCTCAACCGCATGTTTGAATTGTATCCAAACCAACATGCAACAGGGGAAATTTTGCTTGATGGGAAAGATTTACTCACATCCGAAACCGATATTGCTATCATTCGATCAAAAGTCGGAATGGTTTTCCAAAAACCGACACCGTTTCCCATGTCCATTTACGACAACGTTGCCTTTGGCATCCGCTTATTTGAAAAATTACCTAAATCCGAACTCAATGACCGTGTTGAGTGGGCATTAACCAAGGCTGCGTTATGGAATGAAGTCAAACACAAACTACATCAAAACGGTGATAGTTTATCAGGCGGGCAACAACAACGTTTGTGTATTGCTCGTGGCATTGCAGTGAAACCCGAAGTACTTTTACTCGATGAACCTTGTTCTGCACTTGATCCCATTTCTACTATGAAAATTGAAGAACTTATCAACGAACTAAAACACGATTACACTGTTGCTATTGTGACACATAACATGCAGCAAGCCTCTCGCTGTTCAGACTATACCGCCTATATGTATCTTGGTGAGCTAGTAGAATTTGGTGATACCTCACAAATTTTTGATAAACCAAAGTATCAACAAACGGAAGATTACATCAAAGGCAGAATGGGATAA
- the pstA gene encoding phosphate ABC transporter permease PstA, which translates to MEQRHNRLFYWRKCRNKTMLGLAYLAVIFGLFWLVWILSTLALKGIPALSLEVFIQSTPAPNEPGGLLNAIIGSLLIVSIATLIATPIGILAGTYLSEYGRHSSLAKVTRFLNDVLLSAPSIIIGLFVYAIYVAQVKHYSGWAGSISLAILTIPVIVRTTDNMLNLIPNNLREAAAALGCPQWRIITMICYRAARSGILTGILLAVARISGETAPLLFTALSNQFMSWDMNAPIANLPVVIYQYAASPFSDWNSLAWAGATLITLFVLTLNIVSRLFIKNRN; encoded by the coding sequence ATGGAGCAACGTCACAATCGCCTATTTTATTGGAGAAAATGCCGTAATAAAACTATGTTAGGGCTGGCTTATCTTGCCGTCATTTTCGGGCTTTTCTGGCTGGTTTGGATTCTTTCAACTTTAGCATTAAAAGGGATTCCTGCCCTTTCACTTGAAGTGTTCATACAAAGTACCCCTGCCCCTAATGAACCAGGAGGATTACTTAATGCCATTATAGGCTCACTTTTAATTGTTAGCATTGCCACTTTAATTGCGACCCCTATTGGTATTCTGGCGGGTACTTATCTAAGTGAATATGGACGACATTCGTCGCTTGCCAAGGTCACTCGCTTTTTGAATGATGTGCTATTGTCTGCACCATCTATCATTATTGGACTTTTTGTCTATGCCATTTATGTTGCACAAGTAAAACACTATTCGGGTTGGGCTGGATCTATTTCTCTCGCGATTTTAACGATCCCGGTTATAGTACGCACAACAGACAATATGCTTAATCTCATTCCGAACAACTTACGTGAAGCCGCTGCCGCCTTAGGCTGCCCACAATGGCGAATCATTACAATGATCTGCTATCGTGCCGCCCGATCAGGGATTCTCACGGGGATTTTGCTTGCTGTTGCTCGAATTTCTGGTGAGACAGCACCACTACTCTTTACTGCTTTATCCAATCAGTTTATGTCTTGGGATATGAATGCACCAATCGCAAATTTACCTGTCGTGATTTACCAATATGCCGCAAGTCCCTTTAGTGACTGGAATAGCCTAGCTTGGGCAGGAGCGACATTAATTACGTTATTTGTTCTCACGTTAAATATTGTAAGCCGATTGTTTATTAAAAATAGGAATTAA
- the pstC gene encoding phosphate ABC transporter permease subunit PstC: MMNQLNNQCLNHTWIESLFHHITRLCALLVFMMLAAILISLIIGSWDSIQKFSFDFLWRNEWDPVHNEYGALVPIIGTLISAGIALLIAVPISFGIATFLTELSPEWLKRPIGTAIEMLAAVPSIIYGMWGLFVFVPLFQEYIQPSLIEWFGNVPVLSLLFSGAPFGIGLFSAGLVLAIMIIPFIASVMRDVFSIVPTLLKESAYGLGSTTWEVIWKVVLPYTKTGIIGSVMLGLGRALGETMAVTFIIGNAFQLPDSIFSPSTSIASAIANEFNEAGGLQRSALMELGLILFLMTTFVLTASRLLILRTAKKQGAK; the protein is encoded by the coding sequence ATGATGAATCAACTTAATAATCAATGTCTCAATCACACTTGGATTGAGTCCCTATTTCATCACATTACCCGACTATGTGCCCTGCTCGTTTTTATGATGTTAGCGGCTATTTTGATTTCATTGATTATCGGTAGTTGGGATTCTATTCAAAAATTTAGTTTTGATTTTTTATGGAGAAATGAGTGGGACCCAGTCCACAATGAGTATGGTGCGTTAGTCCCGATTATCGGTACTTTAATTTCTGCGGGTATTGCATTGTTGATTGCAGTGCCCATTTCATTTGGCATAGCTACCTTTCTCACGGAACTCTCACCAGAATGGCTGAAGCGCCCCATCGGTACCGCCATTGAAATGTTAGCGGCAGTACCTTCGATTATTTATGGAATGTGGGGCTTATTTGTTTTTGTGCCATTATTTCAAGAATATATTCAACCATCATTAATTGAATGGTTTGGCAATGTACCCGTATTGAGTCTACTCTTCTCTGGTGCTCCTTTTGGTATTGGATTATTCAGTGCAGGGCTTGTCCTTGCAATCATGATCATTCCGTTTATTGCTTCTGTTATGCGAGATGTGTTTAGTATTGTACCCACACTTCTTAAAGAATCCGCTTATGGGCTAGGTTCAACGACTTGGGAAGTGATTTGGAAAGTCGTTCTTCCTTATACCAAAACAGGCATCATTGGTAGTGTCATGCTTGGGTTAGGAAGGGCTCTAGGCGAAACAATGGCTGTCACGTTTATCATTGGCAATGCATTCCAGCTTCCTGATTCTATCTTCTCCCCATCAACCTCTATCGCATCAGCCATTGCCAATGAATTCAATGAGGCAGGAGGATTACAAAGGTCAGCGTTAATGGAACTTGGATTAATTCTATTTTTAATGACAACTTTCGTGCTAACTGCTTCTAGATTGCTCATTTTACGCACAGCCAAGAAACAAGGAGCGAAATAA
- the pstS gene encoding phosphate ABC transporter substrate-binding protein PstS, whose protein sequence is MLSLNKTEKAMLVKFKFPLAILGFSCALFSIAKAETITGAGASFPYPIYAKWAGLYEQETGNRVNYQSIGSGGGQQQIIVKTIDFGASDDPMTEKSLNQNQLLQFPAIIGGTVPVVNIPEIKSGELKLSGKVLADIYLGHIKQWNDPAILQLNPNLSLPDKNILVIRRSDGSGTTFGWTNYLSKVSSEWKEKVGEGKSVKWPVGQGGKGNEGVAAYVKQLKHSIGYVEYAYAKQNGLAWISLQNASGKFVQPSSETFMAAANNAKWDETAGMGVILTHESGEKSWPITAASFILIHKNADKPEQTKSVFAFFDWAFAHGKNAALELDYVPIPDDVVHKIKEKWKTEIKDISGKTLF, encoded by the coding sequence ATGTTATCCCTCAATAAAACGGAGAAAGCTATGTTAGTTAAATTCAAATTTCCTCTCGCTATTTTAGGCTTTAGTTGTGCCTTATTTTCTATTGCGAAAGCCGAAACTATTACAGGTGCAGGAGCCTCATTTCCTTATCCAATCTATGCTAAATGGGCTGGGCTGTACGAACAAGAAACCGGTAATCGTGTGAATTATCAATCCATTGGTTCAGGAGGAGGGCAGCAACAAATTATCGTTAAAACGATTGATTTTGGGGCTTCCGATGATCCGATGACGGAGAAATCACTCAATCAAAATCAACTATTACAATTCCCCGCAATTATTGGAGGAACAGTTCCTGTTGTGAATATCCCCGAGATAAAATCAGGTGAGCTCAAGCTATCGGGCAAAGTCTTGGCAGATATTTATCTAGGACATATTAAACAGTGGAATGATCCTGCCATTCTTCAATTAAATCCTAATTTATCTCTCCCTGACAAAAATATCCTTGTGATCCGCCGTTCTGATGGATCAGGCACAACCTTTGGATGGACAAATTACTTATCAAAAGTTTCTTCAGAATGGAAAGAAAAGGTAGGTGAAGGGAAATCCGTCAAATGGCCTGTCGGGCAAGGTGGAAAAGGAAATGAAGGGGTTGCGGCTTATGTAAAACAATTAAAGCATTCAATTGGGTATGTCGAATATGCCTATGCAAAACAAAATGGGCTAGCTTGGATTTCTCTTCAGAATGCCTCTGGAAAATTTGTTCAACCTTCAAGTGAAACATTTATGGCTGCTGCCAATAATGCAAAGTGGGATGAAACAGCTGGTATGGGGGTAATACTCACTCATGAAAGCGGTGAAAAGTCTTGGCCAATTACTGCCGCCAGTTTTATTTTAATCCATAAAAATGCAGATAAACCGGAACAGACTAAAAGCGTTTTTGCTTTCTTTGACTGGGCATTTGCTCACGGAAAAAATGCAGCACTTGAATTGGATTATGTGCCAATTCCTGATGATGTCGTGCATAAAATCAAAGAAAAATGGAAAACAGAGATAAAAGATATCTCAGGAAAAACACTGTTCTAA
- the mutL gene encoding DNA mismatch repair endonuclease MutL codes for MTTPTPLIHILPPQLANQIAAGEVVERPASVVKELVENSLDAGATLIQVDIEKGGSQLIRIRDNGCGIGKQDLALALARHATSKIATLEDLESILSLGFRGEALASISSVSRLTLTSRPEYQTEAWQAYAQGREMAVEIQPASHPIGTTIEVANLFFNTPARRKFLRTDKTEFAHIDEVLRRIALAKPNVTFILTHNDKKIRHYKAVADQHIEQQQKRVAAICGEDFMQSATHIDWQHGDLHLYGWVGSPYFVRPQNDLCYSYVNGRMMRDKTINHAIRQAYGDSLPKETYPAFVLFLDLDPSYVDVNVHPAKHEVRFHQGRLVHDFIYQGVLNAVQGTEKLPLANEVGEPVPTYVADTNVGASGRNIFASEYGKKLSTHDYGGGQRAWQSARESVSNSEQKWYGELLGGGNKRSDSANILQIDTSTNVQPPQKNPPLTMAELQPSGHCQPLAIVHNQAVLLKQGDDFSLVSLQKLAQLRLQRQLQQGESQSLLIPLSISLDQEQAAQLQQLENDLVAIGFAFQTKQWQGQTRLAILQVPSCLREKNLQQLLLKLLAEQAGSCVEFFAKNCVDLTACSLAEAVNLLAEAEQSTQGKHLLEQWKTVVDFTDYLKLM; via the coding sequence ATGACCACGCCAACGCCGTTAATTCACATTTTACCGCCACAACTTGCTAACCAAATTGCTGCTGGAGAAGTAGTGGAGCGTCCTGCCTCGGTGGTCAAAGAGTTGGTCGAGAACAGCTTGGATGCGGGGGCGACGCTGATTCAGGTTGATATTGAGAAAGGCGGTTCGCAGTTGATCCGCATTCGTGATAACGGCTGCGGGATCGGCAAACAGGATCTGGCGTTAGCACTCGCTCGCCACGCCACCAGCAAAATCGCCACACTGGAAGATCTGGAGTCGATTTTAAGCCTAGGCTTTCGCGGTGAGGCGTTGGCGAGTATCAGCTCGGTTTCGCGTTTAACGCTTACTTCCCGCCCCGAATATCAAACAGAGGCGTGGCAAGCCTATGCCCAAGGGCGAGAGATGGCGGTGGAAATTCAGCCTGCTTCGCACCCTATTGGTACGACGATTGAAGTCGCCAACCTGTTTTTCAACACGCCAGCCCGCCGTAAATTTTTACGCACCGACAAAACGGAATTTGCCCACATTGATGAAGTGCTTCGTCGCATTGCGTTGGCAAAGCCGAATGTCACCTTTATTTTGACCCACAACGACAAAAAAATTCGCCATTACAAAGCGGTTGCAGATCAACATATTGAGCAGCAACAAAAACGGGTAGCGGCGATTTGTGGTGAAGATTTTATGCAAAGTGCCACGCATATCGACTGGCAACACGGTGATTTGCACTTGTATGGTTGGGTCGGATCGCCTTATTTTGTGCGTCCGCAAAATGATCTCTGTTATAGCTACGTCAATGGGCGGATGATGCGGGATAAAACCATCAATCATGCCATTCGCCAGGCCTACGGTGACAGCCTACCGAAAGAAACTTATCCTGCGTTTGTGCTATTTTTGGATCTAGACCCAAGTTATGTGGATGTGAATGTACATCCCGCCAAGCACGAAGTTCGCTTTCATCAAGGGCGACTGGTGCACGATTTCATCTATCAAGGGGTGCTGAATGCGGTGCAAGGTACGGAAAAATTACCCCTAGCCAATGAAGTGGGCGAGCCAGTGCCGACTTATGTCGCGGATACAAACGTTGGGGCGTCAGGTCGCAATATTTTTGCCAGTGAATATGGCAAGAAGCTATCAACACATGACTATGGTGGAGGACAGCGAGCGTGGCAGTCTGCTCGAGAAAGCGTGAGCAACAGTGAGCAGAAATGGTATGGCGAGCTGCTGGGCGGAGGCAACAAGCGGTCAGATTCGGCAAATATTTTGCAAATCGACACGTCAACCAATGTGCAGCCCCCCCAAAAAAATCCACCACTTACAATGGCTGAACTTCAACCCTCAGGGCATTGCCAACCCCTTGCCATTGTTCACAATCAAGCGGTGCTATTGAAACAAGGGGACGATTTTTCCCTTGTCAGCTTGCAAAAACTGGCACAGCTACGATTGCAACGCCAACTGCAACAAGGCGAAAGCCAGAGTTTATTGATCCCGCTCTCTATCAGCTTGGATCAAGAGCAAGCCGCACAGTTACAACAGTTAGAAAACGATCTGGTGGCGATCGGCTTTGCCTTTCAAACAAAGCAGTGGCAGGGGCAAACCCGCTTGGCGATTTTGCAAGTGCCAAGCTGCTTGCGTGAAAAGAATTTGCAACAATTGCTGCTAAAATTGCTGGCGGAACAAGCGGGCAGTTGCGTAGAATTTTTTGCAAAAAATTGTGTGGATCTGACCGCTTGTAGCCTTGCGGAAGCCGTGAATTTGTTGGCGGAAGCCGAGCAATCGACGCAAGGTAAACACCTTCTTGAACAGTGGAAAACGGTGGTCGATTTCACGGATTATCTTAAATTAATGTAA
- the cpdA gene encoding 3',5'-cyclic-AMP phosphodiesterase, with product MQEPYHFPDLASIRILQITDPHLFTNEDGQLLGVPTIRSFEAVLNAILREPFQYDFILATGDLVQDHNREAYHRFANMVKPLAKPIFWVEGNHDLQPQMSNALSMYAQIQPHKQVLAGQKWQVILLDSHLPEQPKGELSQAQLNFLAEKLAMYPDRYALIALHHNILPTNSAWLDQHSLANADQLADVLSDFPMVKGILHGHIHQEVDQMWHGYRVLATPSTCIQFKPNCDEFTLDPIPQGWRELILHPDGSIETQVKRLDCNDFLPNFKAWGY from the coding sequence ATGCAAGAGCCATATCATTTCCCCGATTTGGCGTCCATCCGCATTTTGCAAATAACCGACCCGCATTTATTTACAAATGAAGATGGACAGCTGCTCGGCGTGCCGACAATCCGTAGTTTTGAGGCGGTGCTAAACGCCATTTTGCGGGAGCCTTTCCAATATGATTTTATTTTAGCCACAGGCGATTTAGTCCAAGATCATAATCGAGAGGCGTATCATCGTTTTGCCAATATGGTGAAACCCTTAGCTAAGCCCATTTTCTGGGTGGAAGGCAATCATGATCTGCAGCCGCAGATGAGCAATGCGTTGTCGATGTACGCTCAAATTCAGCCGCATAAACAAGTCCTTGCAGGTCAAAAATGGCAGGTGATTTTGCTTGATAGCCATTTGCCCGAGCAGCCAAAGGGCGAATTGAGCCAAGCACAGCTCAATTTTTTAGCGGAAAAATTGGCGATGTATCCTGATCGCTATGCCTTGATTGCGTTGCATCACAATATTCTGCCGACCAATTCCGCTTGGCTGGATCAACATAGTCTTGCTAATGCCGATCAACTGGCGGACGTGTTAAGCGATTTTCCAATGGTGAAAGGGATTTTACATGGGCATATCCACCAAGAAGTGGATCAAATGTGGCACGGCTATCGTGTGCTTGCTACGCCATCGACCTGTATTCAATTTAAACCGAATTGCGATGAGTTTACTCTAGATCCAATTCCACAAGGTTGGCGAGAACTGATTTTACACCCTGATGGCTCAATTGAAACCCAAGTTAAGCGGTTAGATTGCAACGATTTTTTACCAAACTTCAAAGCGTGGGGTTATTAA